A window of the Lysinibacillus irui genome harbors these coding sequences:
- a CDS encoding DUF2785 domain-containing protein — protein sequence MTIKETLQSFSTMTLSERQTFMSQHSDWLLQEMLTHIGTVDAELRDQYIYRTFIDLLSDNLVNPQQLQILFDTATSDDFLYLQIGEKSTDSVFTRSFSALLVAGILAKDAELLILNNDRLQIFFKKIGRYLLLEQDTRGFVPDKGWAHSIAHGADLASTTIKHPKFDLQYAPSILHALKLVTWKDTVYVNDEEERLINIVDALLNQNYSEEALIEFVEQAFDKFEMHLMMQGYNESFFSGRTCTLNFMKTLYFFLKMNNKAPQLQNTIYGKVAKWLKLGD from the coding sequence AGTGATTGGCTATTACAAGAAATGCTAACTCATATAGGCACAGTCGATGCAGAATTACGGGATCAGTACATATATCGTACATTCATCGATTTACTGAGCGATAATTTAGTAAACCCGCAACAATTACAGATTTTATTTGATACAGCAACTAGTGATGATTTCTTGTACTTACAGATAGGTGAAAAATCAACAGATAGCGTCTTTACTCGTTCATTTTCCGCTCTACTAGTTGCAGGTATTCTTGCAAAGGATGCAGAGTTATTGATTTTAAACAATGATCGTTTGCAAATTTTCTTTAAAAAAATCGGACGCTATTTATTATTAGAACAAGATACTAGAGGTTTCGTCCCAGATAAAGGATGGGCGCACAGCATTGCCCATGGTGCTGATTTAGCCTCAACGACCATTAAACACCCAAAATTCGATTTACAATATGCCCCTTCCATCTTACATGCTTTAAAGCTTGTCACTTGGAAAGACACCGTCTATGTCAATGATGAAGAGGAACGTTTAATTAACATAGTAGATGCATTATTAAATCAAAATTACTCCGAGGAAGCACTAATTGAATTTGTTGAACAAGCTTTTGATAAATTTGAAATGCACCTAATGATGCAAGGCTATAATGAAAGCTTTTTTAGCGGACGTACTTGCACATTAAACTTTATGAAAACATTGTATTTTTTCTTAAAAATGAATAATAAAGCTCCTCAATTACAAAACACAATTTATGGAAAGGTAGCCAAATGGCTGAAGCTTGGAGATTGA
- the qoxA gene encoding cytochrome aa3 quinol oxidase subunit II, producing MKKKLSLMFVALSALALLAGCEPLTVFNPKGPNAETLSNTIILSIITMAFILLVVYVLLAFMLTKYRASKASADYEPPHEEGSHLLEITWTVIPIIIVAFLAVVTVRTTSTVEAQPAGYDDKEPLVIYASSSNWKWHFSYPEQGVETVNYVNIPVDRPIEFKLYSFGPITSFWIPQLAGQKYAMSDMLTTIHLAADEVGSFMGRNSNFNGRGFAEMEFEAQSMTQEDFDKWVADVKAKEAPLTEEKFDELLKAEHVGRQSFSSTHLDFSPAPMEHGKNMDMDNMDHGDMSEEDMNSEHSGH from the coding sequence ATGAAGAAAAAATTAAGTTTAATGTTTGTAGCTTTGAGTGCTCTTGCACTTCTTGCTGGATGTGAACCATTAACAGTGTTCAATCCAAAAGGACCAAATGCCGAAACATTATCAAACACAATTATTTTATCCATTATTACAATGGCCTTTATATTACTAGTCGTGTATGTGCTTTTAGCCTTTATGCTAACAAAATACCGTGCATCAAAAGCATCTGCAGATTATGAGCCTCCTCATGAAGAAGGAAGCCATCTTCTAGAAATTACATGGACAGTAATTCCAATTATTATCGTAGCATTCTTAGCTGTTGTGACAGTTAGAACAACTTCTACAGTAGAAGCTCAACCAGCAGGTTATGACGATAAGGAACCATTAGTTATTTATGCATCATCATCAAACTGGAAATGGCACTTTAGTTATCCAGAACAAGGTGTTGAAACAGTTAACTATGTAAACATTCCGGTGGATCGTCCAATCGAGTTCAAACTTTACTCATTTGGTCCAATTACAAGTTTCTGGATTCCTCAATTAGCAGGTCAAAAATATGCCATGAGTGATATGTTAACAACTATTCACCTTGCGGCAGATGAAGTTGGTTCATTTATGGGACGTAACTCTAACTTTAATGGACGTGGCTTTGCCGAAATGGAATTTGAAGCACAATCTATGACACAAGAAGACTTCGATAAATGGGTTGCTGATGTAAAAGCTAAAGAGGCACCATTAACTGAAGAAAAATTTGATGAGCTATTAAAAGCAGAGCACGTTGGTCGTCAAAGCTTCTCATCTACACACTTAGACTTCAGTCCAGCTCCAATGGAACATGGTAAAAACATGGATATGGATAACATGGATCATGGTGATATGTCTGAAGAAGACATGAATAGCGAACATTCAGGTCACTAA
- the qoxB gene encoding cytochrome aa3 quinol oxidase subunit I, with protein sequence MSMEELFHPMQEPMILAAAISIVVGAVVIVAGLTYFKKWGFFYKNWLSTVDHKKIGIMYIAVALLMLFRGGIDALLMRAQTAVPDNGLLDAQHYNEIFTTHGLLMILFMAMPFVIGLMNIVIPLQIGARDVAFPRLNAVSFWLFAAGAGLLNLSFIIGGSPDAGWTAYFPLASTDFSPTVGNNYYSLALQLSGIGTLMTGVNFITTIIKMRAPGMTLMKMPMFTWSILITNVIIVFAFPVLTVALALMMFDRQFGTKFFAMQDGGMDMLWANLFWVWGHPEVYIVILPAFGIFSEIIATFARKNLYGYKSMVMSMVIISLLSFLVWAHHFYTMGHGVMVNSVFSITTMAIAVPTGVKIFNWLLTMRHGKIQFTTPMLYALGFIPIFTIGGVTGVMLAMASADYQYHNTMFLVAHFHYVLIPGTVFGVLAGYHYWWPKMFGFRLNEKLGKAGFWFIAISFNVTFFPLFILGLDGYARRMYTYSESTGYGPLNMLSFVGALGLAVGFALIVYNIYYSWKHMPRNEKADVWDGRTLEWATHSPVPEYNFAVVPTVTRLDEFWFAKKEGRDITAGTIEKIHMPNNTGTPFWMSGFFFLAAFFAVFNLWIPAIISMLGVFGFMIHRSFEKDHGRYISVEEVMATEKSLRGDK encoded by the coding sequence ATGAGTATGGAAGAATTATTCCATCCAATGCAAGAACCGATGATTTTAGCGGCAGCTATTAGTATCGTAGTTGGTGCAGTGGTTATCGTAGCAGGCCTTACTTATTTTAAAAAATGGGGCTTTTTCTACAAAAACTGGCTATCAACTGTTGACCATAAAAAAATCGGGATTATGTATATCGCAGTAGCATTATTAATGCTATTCCGTGGTGGTATTGATGCACTATTAATGCGTGCACAAACAGCCGTTCCAGATAACGGACTTCTTGATGCACAACATTACAATGAGATTTTCACAACACATGGTTTATTAATGATTCTATTTATGGCGATGCCATTTGTTATCGGTTTAATGAACATTGTAATCCCACTACAAATTGGTGCACGTGACGTTGCTTTCCCACGTCTAAATGCTGTTAGCTTTTGGCTATTTGCAGCAGGTGCTGGTTTATTAAACTTATCTTTCATTATCGGTGGTTCACCAGACGCTGGTTGGACAGCCTACTTCCCTCTTGCAAGTACGGATTTTAGTCCTACTGTAGGGAATAACTATTATTCTTTAGCACTTCAATTATCAGGTATTGGTACATTAATGACGGGTGTTAACTTCATCACGACAATTATTAAAATGCGTGCACCTGGTATGACATTAATGAAAATGCCAATGTTTACTTGGTCAATTTTAATTACAAACGTTATTATCGTATTCGCGTTCCCAGTATTAACTGTAGCGCTTGCCCTAATGATGTTTGACCGTCAATTCGGCACAAAATTCTTTGCGATGCAAGACGGTGGTATGGATATGCTCTGGGCCAACCTATTCTGGGTTTGGGGACATCCTGAAGTTTATATCGTTATCCTACCTGCTTTCGGTATCTTCTCAGAAATCATTGCAACATTTGCACGTAAAAACTTATACGGCTACAAATCAATGGTTATGAGTATGGTTATCATTTCTTTACTATCATTCTTAGTATGGGCCCACCACTTCTATACAATGGGTCATGGCGTAATGGTAAACAGTGTTTTCTCTATTACAACAATGGCAATCGCAGTTCCGACTGGTGTAAAAATATTTAACTGGTTACTCACAATGCGGCACGGGAAAATTCAATTTACAACCCCGATGCTTTATGCATTAGGCTTTATTCCTATCTTCACTATTGGTGGGGTTACAGGGGTTATGTTAGCAATGGCAAGTGCCGACTACCAATATCATAATACGATGTTCTTAGTTGCCCACTTCCACTATGTATTAATTCCAGGTACAGTGTTTGGTGTACTTGCAGGTTACCACTACTGGTGGCCAAAAATGTTCGGTTTCCGTTTAAACGAAAAATTAGGGAAAGCTGGTTTCTGGTTTATTGCTATCAGCTTCAACGTAACGTTCTTCCCATTATTCATTTTAGGTTTAGATGGTTATGCTCGTCGTATGTACACTTATTCAGAGTCTACTGGTTACGGCCCATTGAATATGCTTTCGTTCGTTGGTGCTCTAGGACTTGCAGTTGGCTTTGCATTGATCGTTTATAACATTTACTACAGCTGGAAACACATGCCTCGCAATGAAAAGGCAGATGTTTGGGATGGTCGTACACTTGAATGGGCTACTCATTCTCCAGTACCAGAATACAACTTTGCTGTAGTACCAACAGTTACTCGCTTAGATGAGTTTTGGTTCGCGAAAAAAGAAGGTCGCGATATTACAGCAGGTACAATTGAAAAAATTCACATGCCAAATAATACAGGCACACCATTCTGGATGAGTGGATTCTTCTTCCTTGCAGCATTCTTCGCTGTATTTAATCTATGGATTCCAGCCATCATCAGTATGCTTGGTGTATTTGGTTTCATGATCCATCGTTCATTCGAAAAAGATCATGGTCGTTACATTTCAGTTGAGGAAGTTATGGCAACTGAGAAAAGCTTGAGAGGTGATAAATAA
- the qoxC gene encoding cytochrome aa3 quinol oxidase subunit III has product MKIDSSLPLEYSTEENRLKIFGFWVFLGAEIVLFATLFTVYFTLHTRTGSGPDGAEIFELTPVLWETFLLLTSSFTIGLGVHAMRIGHKKAMMTFFIITLLLGLGFLAIEIDEFVTYVHEGATIQTSAFLSSLMTLLGTHGAHVTFGFFWGLAILIQVAKRGLNPQTANKAFIFSLYWHFLDVVWIFIFSFVYLKGLIS; this is encoded by the coding sequence ATGAAAATCGATTCTTCACTTCCATTAGAATATAGTACAGAGGAAAACCGCCTAAAAATCTTTGGTTTCTGGGTTTTCCTTGGCGCCGAGATCGTGTTATTTGCCACACTATTTACAGTGTATTTCACACTTCATACACGTACAGGTAGTGGCCCAGATGGCGCTGAAATTTTCGAATTAACTCCAGTTCTGTGGGAAACATTCTTATTATTAACAAGTAGTTTCACAATTGGTCTTGGTGTTCATGCAATGCGTATTGGTCATAAAAAAGCAATGATGACATTCTTCATCATTACCCTTTTACTAGGCCTAGGCTTCTTAGCTATTGAGATTGATGAGTTTGTCACATATGTACACGAAGGCGCAACGATTCAAACAAGCGCATTCTTATCGTCATTAATGACTTTACTTGGAACGCACGGTGCCCACGTAACATTTGGTTTCTTCTGGGGCTTAGCTATTTTAATCCAAGTAGCTAAACGTGGTTTAAATCCACAAACAGCGAACAAAGCGTTTATCTTCTCATTGTACTGGCATTTCCTAGACGTTGTTTGGATTTTCATCTTCAGCTTCGTCTACTTGAAAGGACTGATTAGCTGA
- the qoxD gene encoding cytochrome aa3 quinol oxidase subunit IV, whose product MKELFPKQHVMGFGFSLLLTIVALAVVTFDMSYKMAFAILLVTALAQATVQLVLFMHIGESEDKKTLYTTILYSVFVGVVTIIGTLFAMIWGYN is encoded by the coding sequence ATGAAGGAATTATTCCCAAAACAACATGTCATGGGCTTCGGCTTCTCATTATTATTGACAATTGTCGCTTTAGCCGTTGTAACCTTTGATATGAGTTATAAAATGGCATTCGCTATTTTACTAGTAACTGCCCTTGCACAAGCAACTGTACAATTAGTTTTATTCATGCACATTGGTGAATCTGAAGATAAGAAAACGTTATATACAACGATTTTATACTCAGTATTCGTAGGTGTTGTAACAATCATTGGTACATTATTCGCTATGATCTGGGGTTATAATTGA
- a CDS encoding DUF6612 family protein, whose amino-acid sequence MKKVFKVLAVGTLALTLAACNSSATPTKDTTKTSKLTLEQVYDKAVDRQADIKSASAKMDMTQVTKVGSGEEAMEFSIDSNMEMDIIVDPLAMHLSGSMSMPDMMSEGEETTDMPMEMYMKKDTGLFMKDTTTDSWMKLPDENFEAILDQTAASADAKEQLEQLKKFIGDFSFEQTDDEYVLTLEAKGDKFKELIDSEINKSMQGMGLEENPLDQLTIEKINYVLHIDKETFDTNKMDMNFDLKMAVEGDELVMNTKSVVTYTEFNHLKTIDIPQSIIDNAQTRQ is encoded by the coding sequence ATGAAGAAAGTTTTTAAAGTATTAGCAGTTGGAACACTAGCATTGACACTTGCGGCTTGTAACTCAAGCGCTACCCCTACGAAAGACACAACGAAAACAAGCAAGCTTACTTTAGAGCAAGTGTATGACAAAGCGGTGGACCGCCAGGCTGACATTAAAAGTGCGAGTGCCAAAATGGACATGACACAGGTGACAAAGGTTGGATCTGGAGAAGAGGCAATGGAGTTTTCTATCGACTCTAATATGGAAATGGACATCATTGTTGACCCACTTGCAATGCATTTATCAGGGTCTATGTCGATGCCAGATATGATGAGTGAAGGTGAAGAAACAACGGACATGCCAATGGAAATGTATATGAAAAAAGATACTGGCCTGTTTATGAAAGATACGACAACTGATAGCTGGATGAAGCTTCCTGATGAAAACTTTGAAGCAATTTTAGATCAAACAGCTGCTTCTGCAGATGCGAAAGAACAACTAGAACAACTAAAAAAATTCATTGGTGATTTTTCATTTGAGCAAACAGATGATGAATATGTTCTTACATTAGAAGCAAAAGGTGATAAATTTAAAGAGCTAATTGATTCTGAAATTAATAAATCGATGCAAGGTATGGGGTTAGAGGAAAACCCACTGGATCAATTAACAATTGAAAAAATCAACTATGTACTTCATATCGATAAAGAGACTTTCGATACAAACAAAATGGATATGAATTTTGATTTAAAAATGGCAGTAGAAGGTGACGAATTAGTAATGAATACAAAATCAGTCGTTACTTATACTGAATTTAATCATCTAAAAACTATCGATATTCCTCAGAGCATTATTGATAACGCTCAAACAAGACAATAA
- a CDS encoding universal stress protein has protein sequence MANYLKIAVAIDFSEQSLKAFDRANHLAIQHQAILQLVNVIDTKSFGAVSAYDLKYAEELKKENMLKMEKLEKEALQLGVNEVESIVETGSPKGILTQLPNVDLIVCGATGLNRMEKMMLGSVAEKIVRHALCDVLLVR, from the coding sequence ATGGCTAATTATCTTAAAATCGCTGTCGCAATTGATTTCTCAGAGCAATCACTCAAAGCATTCGACAGAGCAAATCATTTAGCAATACAGCATCAGGCTATTTTACAATTGGTGAACGTAATTGATACGAAATCGTTTGGAGCGGTATCTGCTTATGATTTAAAATATGCAGAGGAATTAAAGAAAGAAAATATGCTTAAAATGGAAAAACTAGAAAAAGAGGCGTTACAATTAGGTGTCAACGAGGTGGAATCAATAGTAGAAACAGGTTCACCGAAGGGTATTTTAACACAATTACCGAATGTTGATTTAATCGTCTGTGGCGCGACTGGATTAAATCGTATGGAAAAGATGATGCTAGGATCCGTTGCCGAAAAGATTGTACGCCATGCTCTATGTGATGTCTTACTAGTTCGCTAG
- a CDS encoding PQQ-dependent sugar dehydrogenase: MKQLMPFFLLLIVLCVACTSIKDKEHKRPDNEDTRSTLTTNSTAEIVADQLQTPWSIQKSGTAFYIAERPGNIVKIEEGAVDRQQVMLKKELSTAPEAGLLGFVLAPNFSTAQVAYAYYTYVEGSEQFNRIVTLTLSDNRWQETDLIIDRIRSGTYHHGGRLQIGPDGKLYATVGDATQPSLAQNLDALEGKILRINLDGSVPNDNPFPKSYVYSYGHRNPQGMAWAADGTMYASEHGNSANDEINLIEKGKNYGWPIIEGMDQQQGMITPLYTSGASKTWAPSGMAIVNNQLYVAALRGSAVLQFDVTNNKQDELFTEFGRIRDVFVEEGYLYFISNNTDGRGNPQSRDDKLYRTPL, encoded by the coding sequence ATGAAACAACTCATGCCATTTTTCCTGCTACTAATAGTTTTATGTGTTGCTTGTACTTCAATCAAAGATAAGGAGCATAAAAGGCCTGATAACGAAGACACGCGTTCTACACTCACAACCAATTCAACTGCTGAGATAGTAGCAGATCAATTGCAAACACCATGGTCTATTCAAAAAAGTGGAACTGCTTTTTATATAGCTGAAAGGCCGGGAAATATTGTGAAGATTGAGGAAGGGGCTGTTGATAGGCAACAGGTCATGCTAAAGAAAGAGCTCTCAACAGCGCCAGAGGCCGGATTGTTGGGATTTGTACTAGCACCTAATTTTTCTACAGCACAGGTTGCCTATGCCTATTATACGTATGTCGAGGGATCGGAACAGTTTAATCGCATTGTGACATTAACGTTGAGCGATAATAGGTGGCAAGAGACGGATCTCATTATTGATCGCATTAGAAGTGGTACCTATCATCATGGTGGTCGTTTGCAAATAGGTCCTGATGGTAAGCTGTATGCTACGGTTGGAGATGCGACACAACCATCCTTAGCACAGAATTTGGATGCCCTAGAAGGGAAGATTTTACGCATCAATTTGGATGGCTCCGTACCAAACGATAATCCTTTTCCAAAATCGTATGTATATAGTTATGGACATCGAAATCCACAAGGCATGGCATGGGCAGCGGATGGGACAATGTATGCAAGTGAACATGGCAATTCAGCAAATGATGAAATTAATTTGATTGAAAAAGGAAAAAATTACGGTTGGCCAATCATTGAAGGAATGGACCAACAGCAAGGTATGATAACACCACTCTATACATCGGGTGCTTCTAAAACATGGGCACCATCGGGTATGGCCATCGTCAATAATCAATTATATGTTGCAGCACTAAGAGGCTCAGCTGTGTTACAGTTCGATGTGACAAACAATAAACAAGATGAGCTTTTTACTGAATTTGGTAGAATTCGGGATGTTTTTGTGGAGGAAGGATACCTTTATTTTATAAGCAATAATACGGATGGTCGTGGAAATCCACAATCTCGTGACGATAAGCTCTATCGAACACCGTTGTGA
- a CDS encoding YugN family protein, translating into MLQFDSKIVGKEIGFGYLRDKIADRGFTIGGNWEYYKGSFDSVLWKEAGETIYLRVPFIVTSGELDNEDCQIRFQKPFVIKHVANIGLDYDEGSLLDATGASQFQTPLDTDGHIHDKSRWIQAGEQAVEEKVLPYFLH; encoded by the coding sequence TTGTTACAGTTTGATTCAAAAATTGTTGGGAAAGAGATTGGTTTTGGTTATTTACGAGATAAAATTGCCGATCGTGGTTTTACAATCGGAGGTAATTGGGAGTATTATAAAGGCAGTTTCGATTCGGTATTATGGAAAGAAGCGGGCGAAACTATATATTTACGCGTCCCCTTCATCGTAACATCTGGAGAACTTGATAATGAAGATTGCCAAATTCGTTTTCAAAAGCCGTTTGTCATTAAGCATGTTGCCAATATTGGCTTAGATTATGACGAGGGATCTTTACTAGACGCAACTGGTGCTAGCCAATTCCAAACACCACTTGATACAGATGGACACATTCATGATAAAAGTAGATGGATTCAGGCAGGAGAACAAGCAGTAGAAGAGAAAGTGCTGCCTTATTTCCTGCATTAG
- a CDS encoding alpha/beta hydrolase, whose amino-acid sequence MEHRINPELKETLALFPPLDLDNVQATREGMAAVAVPAPIDEHIAVENKMIQGPADHHDSLRVRIYKPKEQNEIYPGLLWIHGGGYVLGAPEGDDLLCQRFVNEAKCVVVSVDYRLAPEHPYPAPLEDCYSALKWVADHADELGIDPNRLGIAGASAGGGLTAALALLTRDRNYPKLSFQMPLYPMIDDRNNTPSSLEITGHMIWNHDLNQKGWEMYLNGENGSANVSQYAAPARAEDLSGLPFTYTCVGQLDPFRDETLQYVTKLCQAGVDVEFHLYPGCYHGFESIVPTADISQRAVTEYVEAAKYVLNRNISVPL is encoded by the coding sequence ATGGAACATCGAATTAATCCAGAACTAAAAGAAACATTAGCTTTATTTCCCCCTTTAGATTTAGACAATGTACAGGCTACACGAGAGGGAATGGCGGCAGTTGCCGTACCAGCACCAATAGATGAACATATTGCAGTTGAGAATAAAATGATTCAGGGGCCTGCTGATCATCATGATTCACTGCGCGTTAGAATTTATAAGCCAAAAGAGCAAAATGAGATTTACCCAGGGCTGCTATGGATTCATGGTGGTGGGTATGTGTTAGGTGCTCCGGAGGGGGATGATTTACTATGTCAGCGCTTTGTCAATGAAGCAAAATGTGTCGTTGTATCTGTAGACTACAGACTTGCACCTGAACACCCATATCCTGCACCGCTGGAAGATTGTTATTCCGCATTAAAATGGGTAGCGGATCATGCAGATGAACTAGGAATCGATCCTAATCGTCTAGGCATTGCAGGCGCAAGTGCTGGTGGAGGGCTAACAGCTGCCCTTGCATTACTTACTCGTGATCGTAACTATCCAAAGCTTAGCTTCCAAATGCCTCTATATCCAATGATAGATGATCGTAATAATACACCATCCTCATTAGAAATTACTGGGCATATGATTTGGAACCATGATCTTAATCAAAAGGGATGGGAAATGTATTTGAATGGAGAAAACGGCAGTGCTAATGTGTCTCAATATGCCGCTCCAGCTAGAGCAGAAGATCTATCAGGTTTACCGTTTACGTATACATGTGTTGGTCAATTAGATCCATTCCGTGATGAGACTTTACAATATGTCACAAAGTTATGCCAGGCAGGAGTAGATGTAGAATTCCACTTATATCCTGGATGCTATCATGGCTTTGAAAGCATTGTTCCAACTGCTGATATAAGTCAAAGAGCTGTTACGGAGTATGTAGAAGCAGCTAAATATGTTTTAAACCGCAATATTTCGGTTCCTCTATAA
- a CDS encoding SDR family NAD(P)-dependent oxidoreductase gives MNMEQQVVIITGAGSGIGREAAKLLAKKDKALVLVDFDEKNGQDTLSVVKKHQQHAIFVQADVAKSQDVKKYVDAAKETFGRIDAFINNAGVLSPPALLGDLDEETFDRVISVNLKGAFLGLKYVLKEMEQQQSGVIVNTASAAGIQGQPYLGGYAASKHGVVGLTKTAAIEYGPSGIRVNAICPGGVMTNMTKGLASSPEENGPLRRLADPIEVANVIAFLISPEASYVNGAVITIDGGLTS, from the coding sequence ATAAATATGGAGCAACAAGTAGTCATTATTACAGGTGCCGGAAGTGGTATAGGCAGAGAGGCTGCTAAACTACTTGCAAAAAAGGACAAGGCTTTAGTATTAGTAGATTTTGATGAAAAAAATGGTCAAGATACATTAAGCGTAGTGAAGAAACATCAACAACACGCAATTTTTGTCCAAGCTGATGTGGCAAAAAGCCAAGATGTCAAAAAGTATGTGGACGCTGCAAAAGAAACATTTGGCAGGATTGATGCCTTTATTAATAATGCAGGTGTTTTAAGCCCTCCAGCACTTCTTGGAGATTTAGATGAAGAGACGTTTGATCGAGTAATTTCGGTCAATCTTAAAGGGGCTTTTTTAGGTTTAAAGTATGTGTTGAAAGAAATGGAGCAACAACAGTCAGGTGTTATTGTCAATACCGCATCAGCAGCAGGTATACAAGGACAACCCTATTTAGGTGGCTATGCAGCTAGTAAGCACGGTGTTGTTGGGCTAACGAAAACAGCTGCTATTGAATATGGACCAAGTGGTATTCGGGTTAATGCAATTTGTCCTGGTGGTGTGATGACAAACATGACAAAGGGATTAGCATCAAGCCCAGAAGAAAATGGGCCATTGCGAAGATTAGCGGACCCTATTGAAGTTGCAAATGTAATCGCTTTCTTAATTTCACCAGAAGCTTCCTATGTAAACGGCGCTGTCATAACTATTGATGGCGGATTAACTTCTTGA